The DNA window TGTTGCAGCAACCAGGGCCCCCATTTGTGAGTATACTGCTTTAATCTGAGCTCTAAGGGTCTTTTGCTTGAGATCAATGAGGAGAATTATTCACTGAAGTGAATGACTTGTCTGCGTCTCTGCGTGTTTCATTTTGTAACTCTCACTTTGTCCATCGTACAGCTAAGCCAGTCAGAAGTGCGGGAGCTGCCACTGTGGCCGTTGCTCCTTCCAGAGGTGAGCTTTTTCTGTCAAAGTTTTCTGTGATTTAAATAGTATAAAGGGTTTATTcttattcatgtttgtgttaatttacattttaatgggttatgtctatttttttttattgttggcCTACGGCTTACATTTTTCTTCAGTAAAAGAGCACAGAATCATATAAATTGAAACACACATGAACCTGAAACATGTTGTAATAGTCACATAACTTGCACATTtagtcatttacattttagtttattattatctgcagttttatctcttttttttttttgtaaatgaattGAACCAGCATGAACATGAGAGGTCGTACTAGAATGCTTCTCATGTGTCATGTCTGACTTTGTCCTCTCTCATTTCATCAGGTGTCCTGAAACAATCCATCGCTTCAACCACAGCAAGGGGAGTCAACGTGAGACAAACTGCCGCACCACCAGCCACAAAAGCAGGTGATGCATCTATTCCACCGGTTTCTTTTCACCTAAAACATTATAACCAATCAAGTCTATtcctgggggaaaaaaaatgtatttacaaatCAGTCACTAAAAACAAATGATAGTGATCTCTAAGTGAGTGAGTAAATGTGCTGTAACAAAGCTCTACATAGGCTCTGTGATAGGGTGATGTTGGTGTCCCAGTGTCGGACTTTTACTTTGTCTTATGACGCTGCAGAAGCACAAGAGGCATGACTTGTAAACACAGCAggagtttcacacacacactcagcaggtACATGAATGCAGCACTGTTCGCCCCTGCTGCTTCACACTCTCACCCCTGTAACACCTCAGATGCAGGCAGAGggtcccccacacacacacacacacacacacacacacactacaccaCACCTTTAAATATCCCCCTTTGAACTGGCAATTTAAAAGTGGCTGATGTGTTTCTAATAACAAAAAGAACCATTCCTCTGATCTACTGTAGGATCAATGATAAACCCCTGTACCTGAAGCAGCCAAACAGAATACAGCTGTCTTTAATTTGGTTATACAcacctttctttttctgctgtgaGGATTCATTCTGTTTTGCAATCACCTGAAATGAAAACTGGGACAAACTCTGAGTTCTGATTGTCTCACATGTTTATGATGCTGCCGTGCACAGGTGGCGGCGTAGTCGTCAAGCGGAATAAATGGGACCTGAAGGCCAAGGTCAGCGACATGGAGGACAAGCTCCGAAACTACCAGACCAAGGTTAAATCTGCCAACCAGGAGAACGAGGTTCTAAAAGGCACCATGGTCCAGAGCCAATCCAAAGTGACGGAAATGCAGAGAGAGCTTCTGACGCAGAGGAAACAGATCAGGTGCAAAAATCCACTCATTTCACAACGTCGTGTTCAAAGTGTTCCTGATGTTTCCGTTTTTTACGTCACTAACGGTCCTTTCTTTTCATCGCATCAGCGAGTACGAGGAGAAGCTGCAGGCTTTGTCAGGAGTCCAGGCTGAGCTGGAGCAAGTCTGTAGTGAGAAGAGCACGCTTGAAAAGGAGCTCTCCAACCTAGAGGTGAAATATAAAGTCATGGAGACTCTCCAAAACAGCCAAGAGACCGAGCTGCAAACTCTGAAGGTATGAAGCCTGCTGCTGGATATCAGCCAGTACTGGTTATTTAACCTCCTAAAGGGTCTAAATGGTGATCCGATTTCAGAAAAGAccaggattttattgttgtgtgtttgtttccagaTGAAGCTTTCAGTGCAGGAGTCGACTCTGGCCCGCGTGCAGACGACCCTCAGAGACACGGAGGAAGAGGTCCGCACCCTCAAAGAGACTGTGGCCGAACAGAAGGATGAGCTCCACGCTGGGGAGATGGAGCGCAGGCGGCTCCACAACTCCATCCAGGAGCTCAAGGTGGGTGGCAGTGTAGCGCCAGTAGAAGTATTTCAGCTGATCCAGGAGCTGAGTTATCTTAACGCGTGGAAatctgtttccctttttttcttttcttacatccAAATTCACCTAACACCCAACCATAAGTTCTTAATATTTGCTCTCACTAatatgtccatgtgtgtgttttccgtTTCCTGCAGGGTAACATCAGGGTGTTTTGCAGAGTGCGCCCTACGGTGGACGGAGGAATCAGCAAACACATCCAGCTCCCGTCCAGTGACGACAAGACGATAACTCTGGCCAAAACTGAGGAGGTGAGAATCCCTCATCGTGCAAACTCTCTAaggaaacagtttgttttgtcttctgtaGACTGTGATAGAAAGTATGGTATGTAGTTTCTACGATCATCTAAATCAGTTGGACATCAGAGTCCGTATAAGAAACGTGTATGGAGTGTCCTCATCACAAATCTgccttgatgaaaatgtttgttgagTTTGTAAAGATATTCAAAACTACAAACTAATCTCTGCTGTTGCTACTTTTCAGTCTCACACGGGAAAAACTGCAGACACTCAGAAAAACTACAACTTCAGTTTTGACCGCGTGTTTGGCCCCCAGGCTTCACAGCAGGAGGTAAACGTCGTCGTGAAGCATCATCTACATCTGAATAAACGTCATGTTTTTAGAATACTACATGATCATTTGGCGGCAGTTTCTTACAAAGTAGGaactcttgtgtttgttttcaggtctTTGAAGAGATCTCGCTGTTGGTGCAGTCTGCTTTGGACGGCTACAACGTCTGCTGCTTTGCCTACGGCCAGACAGGGAGCGGAAAGACGTACACCATGGAGGGAGACGAGGTTGATGTGACCAGAGGAGTCATTCCCAGAGCCGTGCAGCAAATCTTCAAAGCCGCAGAGAAACTGGGATCTCAAGGCTGGGAGGTAAGTGTGTAAATCGTGCAGTGGGCGAATTGTCAATTTGTAAAATGATGCTCAGAAGagttaaagcttctgtgaggaacgTTCAGTTTGTTGATTTAGGTTTCCTCTGTGGACTTTGCTGATCCTGACCAGTACATGTGCATCTCTTCCTGCTTTCTCTCAACAGTTAAACGTATCACTCTTTGAGAATCTTTgctatgaaaaatgttttatttttcatgtttaataGTCAGTTTAGCAGAGGGCTGTCAATCACGTTGTCTAACACCTACTCCACTGCAGCAACTTTAGGTATTAAAAATGCCTATAGAGAAATATCCAATCTTGTTGCCagtggtctggtttgctttgtTGGTCATACGAAGGATTCAGTATTAATTTAAGTCTGTTTTATGAAAAATTTAAAActcctcagaggagctttaactggaaaaaaaaaaatctaaagggAAAGCGCATTGAATCcgcaataacttttttttgtgtcactaATTGTGcattcacacttacacaaaactcctgaaaatgtcctgaaatttCACACtggagtgattttatttttctcctggagcagtaaaaaaaaaaaaaaaaaactttactcaCTTTTTAGTTGTCTTAACTTTCAATCACAGAGAGAACAAAATAGTCAAACAGAGAAGCTGTTGTAATGCTCAACCTAGTGTCCCATCAGACCACCCACCACTGAAACAAACCAAGGGACGCCTCCTTTGTAACCAGGGTCTGTGGCAGACTGTTCACGTTTGTAGAGGAGATGGAGATATAGTATTCACCTTTAGAACGGTTTCTGTTTCATTACAGTTCAACTTCACAGCAAGCTTTGTTGAGATTTACAACGAGACCCTGCGGGACCTCCTGTACACCGGGAAGGCCAGCAAGAGGCCCGAGCATGAGGTCAGAAAGTTGACCAACAACGACGTGACCATCACCAACCTCACCTACGAAAAAGTCTCCAACGAGGATCACGTAAGCCAGGCGGATGATCTACGTCACCATTCAGCAACATGACTTATTACCCAGTACTCAAGTTTGCAGTCATTGGCTGCCTATTCATACGTTTCCTAGAGGTAGATGATTAATACGCTCTGCTCCGCCTGGCAGGTTCTTGGCCTGATTgcattggccaatcagaatcgcTCCACAGCTCAGACAGCCCAGAACGACCGCTCCTCACGCTCGCATTCAGTCTTTCAGCTGGACATCGAGGGAGTGAATGCTGGCAGAGACATCAAGTGCAAGTGTGAGTATAATCccactgatgacatcattatcCATAATGTGTTATTGGataaaaatatccaaaatttAAAATGCggttaatataaataaaatgagtTTATAAAAAGCTGAGATATATAATGAAGTGTTGTTTATTTAGCTGTACATCCCTTTTGATAAGAAtgatttttgattgtttttctgcatACAGCCACTCTGTGCCTGGTGGACCTGGCAGGCAGTGAGCGGATGTTGAAGAGTCAGTCTCAGGGCGAGCGCTTCAAAGAGATGACGGCCATCAACGGCTCCCTGTCCAACCTGGGCATCGTCATCACAGCGCTGGCCAACAAGGTGTGTGAGCAGGATTCAATCCTGGATATAAAACCTGGTGCTAAagtgtgacatctactggacatcTTCTCTGAAAGTCACATGTTATACCTTTAATATTCTGTCTCATCTCCATGAagtagttttttgtttgtttggttttttttgacattatttatttttgtttggttcTAGGAAAGCTACGTTCCATACAGGAACTCCAAGCTGACCTACCTCCTGCAGGGCTGCTTGGGAGGAAACAGCAAAACGTGAGTTCTTTATCAACACATCGTCAAGAAGCCAGATTCCTGAAGAAcctctgttgtgttgtttctctTGAGATCTTTCTGCAATTGTTatccaaaatgtgtgtgtgctaatcTGACAGCTTCCATCATGGGCAGATCACTTCTCacttcatgaatataaaaaTGATGACTTATGCATCGCTTCACCAGTTTTAGATTCTCCACCAAGTAAATCAAATTAGAAAAAGCATCTTTCTGGTTGATCTTATATAAATGTGCTTTTCTCCTTTCAGCCTGATGTTTGTGAACATCGCCCCGGAGCAAGACAGCTTTGGAGAAACCCTCAACTCTTTGAGGTTTGCCAGCAAGGTCAGTAGGATGATGGGATCTCTGAATGAACTTTATTATCAAGTTAAATAAACTGCAAATGCTGAACATTTTACCTAGCAACCCATATTGTCTCGTCTTATACAGTTATAAGGATTCTCCCACAAGACTTCATCTATTAAATATGGAAGAACATATGAAGTCCAGTGGACTTTTGCACTGCTGTTTGGTTCATTTCCCTTGTTAAGATTGGAAAGCGTTCTCACCTACAGCGAACCGAACTCTGGTGCAATTAGAAGTGCACCCGTTTTCAAGCGAACAAGAGTTAATTTGAGCTTTCACACCACCCCATAAACTTAAGCTAACTGTTTCCACGACCTTCAGCCTTTGTCCACTGatattcattcaaatgttttgatttgcttttaaacaaaaagacTCCTGGACTGTATTCAACACAGATTCAAGTATAACACCGTCTTAATGATTATATGATTGCGTCTTTCAGTCTGatgtgaaattgtgttttttctcgTTCTACAGGTGAACGACTGTGTCATTGGGACCGCCAGTGCCAACAGAAAATAGAGACATCCTGTTAACAAACTGTTCTTACTCTTTTTgaccatcatcctcctttctttatgtctttaaCTTGTATTGTTTGGTACACTGAACAGTACTGCCAACCTGTACCAAAAATCTAAAATACTTTTCTATATTCTCAGGGCCTTGATTGGTGGCCACTGATACCggcttttaaacatttttatgctTCTATGTAAATCGTGTTTTGTACATACAGATATTGctggtcagtttttttttaaatgtctgcataGTTACTCTAAAGGTGAAACATTTAAGCTCCACTGACCCTTTATATctttaagaaaagacattaatttacctttttttccaatttaaaaatgtcttataACTTGCACAACAAAAGCAAATAAATGTAGTGAGATTACATgtttactgtcatttttttatcttgattttTGGAGATAATCTGTCTGTTCGCTCTCCCCCTGAAGGCGTATTAAAAAAGATATTCAATAGAGGGAAGTGGGGGGTttatagaattactttattgatcccaaactgggaaattgtggcgttatagcagcaggttatccaaacacacaatattagcaaataaacatgatataatattaaatacaaagtaaataagcgctaaaagtacaaaaactaagaatgagaatatatacatccaggatttaacttagcattacttctagtcttaaatatgaaagattgtaaatgaacagtattgACAGGGAGCTGTCCAGGGGCCTCCtctttctgaaagaaggttcaacacactctcagtctaaccctgagctctgagttgatttactctcagatgGGAAACTGAGTATTCggttccagatcagcagatttcAATTTGTTAATTCATCTCTGAGTAGGtccactcggtgttcagcgcgtgcaccacgacgataaaaagccaacatgaatggagccccgattctacgattcaccatggctacaggtgacaaaaagagatcctcctactttaaccATTTCGAAATATAGGCCTAGTATAGCTTCATGTGGACATACGgcgaatatgaacaggttttaagaaggaaaaaaggaacACTGCTgcagcaaaggagagaaaagaggtgtaagagaaaacagctgctcgtATCAGTGCGTAATGAAATgaagtctattaatttaatatttaatcagaattataaTATTAACACCTATAACACCAATTAACACATCAGTATGCCATTAACACTCAGTTACTCCCTCTACTGttacaaacaacattttgattgaaaaaaatgtagttaGAAGAACCATTcaccatgggcggttctaggcaggggccaacaggggccagtaacactgagcttggtcccccctgtggccacccctaataacacatacactgtatttgactcaacaaccggactcacaatctactGTGATATTAactgaaacaaatgtaaatcatggtatttaatgatgtgcactattatttggcataatatatatatatatatatatattaaagtgaTTATCTTTGTCCATTTTTCACCatggtttaatgttcccctcgtcccctctgacaaaacaactggccccagtttggcagACTTTATAAGTTACACAtcagatgtttaaataaaaaaatctaaactctgcTGGAGTTCACATTAAAgttcttacctcaggagacccacTGCCCCCCCTCTTGTCTGACAGGAGTTGTCTTCAGCTgtgtggtgcatgtgtgaacagccaggtcaggagaaaaaccagagcagtcctcctagAATGATCTACctatgttcaggagtgcatatgtgaaaacagcttgagacaccactgaagcagctgttttaattgattctaattatttcattatgtctttttgtttgtctaaCTGTCTTGCATTTTCACTTGTGCCCTTATATTTCTTGGCAGAAAAGTCAAAGCCATGTTGTCTGTATATGCATTTTCAGACAACTCGAAATTTCTGACTTCCAAGATCAAATTGATGCACCCAAACTGTAGGcttactgaaccaaaccggaccacttcttcttcatcttatGGAAGCATTAAACCATCAAACCTCCCAATATTTTGGGACTGAAACTACTGGTAGAGCAACATATTATCAGAATATCAACAAAACAGGCTTGCAGGGTGGGGACAACAGGATAACCCAAATGCTTGAAGCATGCTGAATTGTTGGCTTCACTTAAATGTTTGCCTTTTAATTAAATTTGAAccctgcagggttttttttgtactctggtattactatttttttcaacactgtaAGAAAAACACTGTGACTATTCTGTGGTCTATTGTGAGTACAATAGTTGGCTTCTTGTGGTTGTTGTAAGAAGACATGATAATGTACATACACACTATCAACAGTTTGTATTCCCAACAGCAAGACTTTCTTTAATAGTGTAGGTCAAAGTGAAAAGTGTGAAAACGCCACTGTCTTTGAGTTAGAAAATAATCTTGGTGgaacaacaaaaagatgaaacaaaccACTTGTTTGCCTTTTACACAAACCATTTAAAAGCAACTTGAGAACTGAATTTACAACATAAGAGCGATTCATAAATATTACTTTTTCCAGATAGGCAACATGACAGTACAACTTAGTTATATGGTTGAGGATAACCTTTTCCAACACGTCACATTCACAGTATTCTCCTTGGTATAAAGCATAGGAAATCAACTGAATTTGATTGGAAATATGAACTAACAGCTAAAGTCCTCACATATTCTAAGTCCAGTAAAATGCAATGACATAAAAATAACGGCACTCTTAGTTAGAGGGATCAAAATATGGGTTGAAACAGGATCACACTTGGTGATTaaactgaaattaaattaaGTAAGATAACATTCCTTTGTAAGTTAATGTACATTGTTGTAAACAACGTAATGCCAAATAAAGGGCATGATAGACAATCATTTTGATGACCAGTGCAATATTTTCAATTTCCAAGTATGTCATTTTGTGAACAactggttataaaaaaaacatggaacatGTCTGAGGTAAAGAGTTATTGTTCAGcctttgaaaacaaaacttgaaCAGGTGTGTTGTATTGAAGCTGTGAGGCCTGCCTTGCCTTGTATCTCAGGATTGCAAAGTTTGTGGTGTTTGTACTTAGAAAGAATACTGCAAAGTCTGCAAATAATGGCTGAGATCAGTTACCTTgacaatataaaatataataaataatattgcCTTACAGGTTCTAATTTGgtccagatgaagaggaaaggtGTCTACAGcaagatgaacatttatttcagtACCAGGTCAAATCCAGAGCTGGCACTTATCCTAGGACATAGAAGCTTTATCAACGTATAATCCTGGAGACCTGACCATGTTAGTATTAACAAACCAGAACATCTGAACACAAAATCCATCTTTGTAATCATTGTTTTAGAATAAATGTACACTATGATAACTATTCTGAAACATAACCAAAGAGCACaatgattcaattcaattaaaactggattttttttttttacaactctcAGGGATTGACTTTACAGATATtgttaacaaataaacaaaaaaaacaatgtttgcatCTTCTGGGCAAATCAcaaagtgtgtttctttttgtaaaaagaTCATGCTGCTAGGGCTCAAAACTCaaccaaaaatattttctgCACAACCcccatcaaacaaaaaaaagatgtttgtcaAAGTATAATTAAAAAAGTGAGTCAAATCAAGATATGTATTCAGGGGTTGCATGTACTCTGTGTTTGTCATTATGTGGTACATTTAGAGTGCAAGAACTGTCAGGGGCTGGTATATTCAAAATTGAACAAAACTGGATCTAAGCTTcaccaaaacaaagaaagacaaagttCTGTCTAAAATGAGGTCAGAGTCACTTTTTGAGGGGCTGGTAGACAGAGGCATTTGGATCCAGGGAGGAGGGACTATTGTCCATGAACTTTGACGAGTAGTGCGGAGTGACAGGGCTGTGGTTGCTGCTGTCCGAAGAGTAAGACAGGCTCGGCATCACTGCCATCACCTCTGCTATCTTCTGCTTTAGCTCTGCGACCTCCTGCTCCCTCTGGTGGATCTGGCCTGGAAGAAATGAAGGAGACAAAGGCCCTGTAGTTATTCAACTATAATTGATCTCCCTGGAATCAGTGCattattagagagagagagagagagcgagagagagacgtgtgtgtgtgtgtgtgtgtgtgtgtgtgttcacatgaatatgttgtcacaaacacacagagtgtatTTGATGCAAACAGTCATCTTCGGGTATTTCGGTGCCAGGAATTATAAAATGATCAGATGTTTCCAAACGAACAGTGGTGAATTTATCCTTCAGTGTtgcgcactgcagtctgatcagctcctATGTTCTTTAAACTCAGTAAAACGACTTTTAGTAAGAGAGCCTGGCAGTCCGATATTCTTCGTGTGGATACTAGcgtaatctaactctgtcactgactttttacgcgccatgaatctgtgccatctccgtGCGTAACTCCGCTGCTCCGCGGTTAAACCAgcggacctctgtatgatcGGACAGCCCGTCTGTTATATCGTTTATGGATAAGAATCTTCacagtctgatgaaagctggtgagAAAGGCACAACAGCAGGCTACTACATTTAGAAGGGATGTCGCGCTCGATTTTCGtcccaaccctcacctatggtcatgagaTATTTGACTCATGTACGTCTTTCTAAGATTATTCCCTGAAAATACAAGTTACCCCAAAACAATAACTACAATGGGtgactataataataataatggagtttatttatatagcgcttttcacagacaaaggtcacaaagtgctttacatcaacaaaaaacacaaaaacagcatttatacaatgaaagaagaaaaagaaaaaatgagtaTGTCATGGACAACATTATAAAATCCTGCTATAACCAGGAACAATAAAACATAGATGAGTAGGTACACTGGTTGGACCTGATTACCCATAAGCCTGTCTAAACATTAACGTTTTTAATCGTAGAGAATTCCAGAGGATTGGTGCTGTGGACTGAAACGCACGATCCCCACgagtcttaaaatgtgtctgcgGGACAGACAGCAGGTGTAGGGTGTTTGACCTCAGTGAACGGGTGGGCGAATACGGGTGAATGAGTTCTGACAGATAATCTGGGGCCTGACCGTGAATGGCTCTGAAGGTGAGAATGAGAATTTTAAACTCAATCCTATATATGCCACAGGGAGCCAGCGCAGTGTTTTCAGTATGGGAGTGATGTGAGACCGTTTGTTTGACCTGGTGAGTAATCGAGCAAGCAGCATTCTGGATTGACTGGAGACGGTTTAGGGCGGACGTGCTAAGTGAGGTGAAAAGAGCATTACAGTAATCGATACGAGATGAGACAAAGGCGTGCAAAACCATCTCAAGTTCTGTGAAAGACACTAATGTTCTCAGCTTACTGACatttcttaaatgaaaaaagcaTGACTACTCATTCATTAGACCAGTGCTTGAACACAATGCACTAACATATTCTGTATTTTAGAAGATACTGGCCAGTCATAGCATCAATTACTTACTACACTGTGAAAGTCAAACGCTACCTTGTGCTATTTCCAGTTGTCTCTTGGCATCCCCGAGCGCAGAGAAGAGGTCCAGTTTGATTCTGGTCTCGGCGCTCAAGCTGTTCTCCAGATGCTGGGTCTTCTCCTGCATCGCCGACAAGGCCGACATCAACACCTCTGTGTCCTTCTCATTTTCTTTATacttctccagctcctgcatgtgacaagaggaaaatagaaatTCAATCGGTAATGACAGTTCTGGCCAAGCAGTACACGCTCACCCTCAGTCATGTGTATGACAAAAATACTAATGGACAGCATTCTAACAACTTCAATGTTACTTTTATTGCCACACAGACGCTTCAGGCAAACAAACGCAAACTCAACAGTCACTCGCAGGTGACACTTAGTAGTAATCAGTCATGCCGATTaagatttaaataatatttggAAGAAATGGACTATATTCTGCGCCTTAACTGAAAAActctgatttgtcttttttgttttttcactaaTGTATGGCCCATgttagctttttttccccccccgtTACCTTCTTTCTTTTGCCttgttttactctgaaaataTCAGTTAGTTGTGTCACCTGCGAGTGACTGGTGAGTTGAGTTTGTTTGCCTGAAGCAACTGAGGAGGGACTTTGCCTGAAAAGTCTGCGGGGAAATAAAACAGGACGTCAAGTTACTGGAGAATACATGAAAATTAAAGTTTTGAAAAATATGCACTGCATCACCTAGTCACATTCACTGcactcacaacacacatacTGTGTTTGACAGTCCCTTTATTGAGATAACAAGTTAATATTAATCACtcaaattattatattattaaacaGCTGTGCCCCTTCCTCTGACCTGACATTTGCCCTCCAGATCCCTCAGCTGCTCCTCTTTCAGTTTCACATCCAGGCTTATCTTCTTACACTCCGTTTCCAGCTCTCTGATGCGTCCACGCAGAGAGTCGGTGGACTCAActctagaaaaaaaagagaattaacagcaaattaaaaagatgagaaaagcAAAAATGTTCTGAAGTCAACAGGACTATAGACTCACTTTCATTGTTGGTGGTACAGGTGCAACTCACTATTTCCCTTGGTGAACTAGGTGCACccaataacacattttaaggAGGCTCTTTCCTCGTCAGTTCCTTTGCACATTGGTTTCACCTGCTGTGCAGAGAACTTTGTCTAATTTTCCATTCACCAGTGTGACTGTGTTACTGTTAGCATACTTTTGTTGCTGTAGATCAACCCAGTTCATCTTTTTATGCCGTGCTTAATGACAAGAGAACAGGcacaatgaaaatgttcagatgCATCACTGAAGCCATGCAACTGATAAAAAGAACAGGAACATCTTTTAATTCCCTTTTTAATATTTGCTGATTCAGTTTGTCATTATTGTACATGCTTGTTTATTCAAAGTAGAAATTGCAAAGCTGCTCTTTCATACACTTATCTAGTGAGTACCTGGTGGCTGCAGCTAATGCTATTGCTCTGGCAGCAGTggcctcctccatcttttttctttttctctcctcagccAGCTGTTTCTCTGCTTGGGCACGAGCCTCCTGCTCAATCTTCAACCTCTTCTCCAGCTGGGCCATGGTCTGCTTATCCTTCTGCTTGGCTTGGATGGCACTGTGGAGCCTGAAATGTGTAGAACAAAGCCATCTGGTTTGATCAGGAGGTGAACTGAATTGCCACTTCCACTCTTGGAAACAGTCTCTCAATCCACAACCTCAAAAGAAGGTGCCAGCTACTGTTATTGCAAAAGCTCACAACTACAGATAAAAGGTCATTGACTCAATGCTTTTCAAAACCCTTATACTGAGATACAGTATACAGAAGAACATAGTTTGTGGGATGTCTTCTCCTTTCTATAGGTGTTCTGACTCTTCAAGTATTTAGTTCAACCTGTTCCTGGATCAAATTGAATGTTCAGTATAAAATCAGTctaacagtttaaatgtttacaagTCACCATGAATGGATTGTGGATTCTTAAAGCTTTGCAGG is part of the Labrus mixtus chromosome 16, fLabMix1.1, whole genome shotgun sequence genome and encodes:
- the kifc1 gene encoding kinesin-like protein KIFC1 isoform X1, giving the protein MSRLPISKRALPGSSGSSSSENGQDQGPAQKRVRKDPEAVRPQAAATVIGGRRAPVAATRAPISKPVRSAGAATVAVAPSRGVLKQSIASTTARGVNVRQTAAPPATKAGGGVVVKRNKWDLKAKVSDMEDKLRNYQTKVKSANQENEVLKGTMVQSQSKVTEMQRELLTQRKQISEYEEKLQALSGVQAELEQVCSEKSTLEKELSNLEVKYKVMETLQNSQETELQTLKMKLSVQESTLARVQTTLRDTEEEVRTLKETVAEQKDELHAGEMERRRLHNSIQELKGNIRVFCRVRPTVDGGISKHIQLPSSDDKTITLAKTEESHTGKTADTQKNYNFSFDRVFGPQASQQEVFEEISLLVQSALDGYNVCCFAYGQTGSGKTYTMEGDEVDVTRGVIPRAVQQIFKAAEKLGSQGWEFNFTASFVEIYNETLRDLLYTGKASKRPEHEVRKLTNNDVTITNLTYEKVSNEDHVLGLIALANQNRSTAQTAQNDRSSRSHSVFQLDIEGVNAGRDIKCKSTLCLVDLAGSERMLKSQSQGERFKEMTAINGSLSNLGIVITALANKESYVPYRNSKLTYLLQGCLGGNSKTLMFVNIAPEQDSFGETLNSLRFASKVNDCVIGTASANRK
- the kifc1 gene encoding kinesin-like protein KIFC1 isoform X2, yielding MSRLPISKRALPGSSGSSSSENGQDQGPAQKRVRKDPEAVRPQAAATVIGGRRAPVAATRAPISKPVRSAGAATVAVAPSRGVLKQSIASTTARGVNVRQTAAPPATKAGGGVVVKRNKWDLKAKVSDMEDKLRNYQTKVKSANQENEVLKGTMVQSQSKVTEMQRELLTQRKQISEYEEKLQALSGVQAELEQVCSEKSTLEKELSNLEVKYKVMETLQNSQETELQTLKMKLSVQESTLARVQTTLRDTEEEVRTLKETVAEQKDELHAGEMERRRLHNSIQELKGNIRVFCRVRPTVDGGISKHIQLPSSDDKTITLAKTEESHTGKTADTQKNYNFSFDRVFGPQASQQEVFEEISLLVQSALDGYNVCCFAYGQTGSGKTYTMEGDEVDVTRGVIPRAVQQIFKAAEKLGSQGWEFNFTASFVEIYNETLRDLLYTGKASKRPEHEVRKLTNNDVTITNLTYEKVSNEDHVLGLIALANQNRSTAQTAQNDRSSRSHSVFQLDIEGVNAGRDIKCKCEYNPTDDIIIHNIYNEVLFI